GGGACACAGCGGCGAGCTGAGTGACGACGTCCTTGCAGTCGCGGCCCTGCTCGAGCATGCGGATGACACCCGCGATCTGGCCTTCGGCGCGCCGCAGCCGGTTCACGGCGGTCTTGACGGCGTCCTCGTCGAGCTGCATGCGGGTCTCCTGGTTCATGGCGCCGCCGACCGGCGCTGTGCGTACAACAACGCCGGGGTTACGGGCGTTCCGACGGGGAGCCCCCGCGTTGTCAGGACGCGGGAGCGCCGATGATGGGCAGTCCGCTTTCGCTGGCGCTGCCGAAGTCGTCGTCGATCGCGACGATCTGCTTGCCCGCGGCGTCCAGGACCGACGCGGCGATGGACGCCCGGAAGCCCCCGGCGCAGTGCACCCACAGCAGGCCGTTCGGAACCTCGTCCATGCGCGCGGTGAGCGCGTGCAGCGGGATGTGCTGGGCCCCTTCGAGGTGCCCGTCGTTCCACTCGGCGTCTCGACGCACGTCCAGGACGTGCACGTTCCCGTCCATCCGGGCCTTGGCCAGGTCGGCGAACGTGGCCGTGCGGTACTGCGCCAGGGGCGTGCTGCCGGCCAGGTGCTCGATCGGTCCGGTGGCCTGCGCGGCAGGGCGGTCGATGCCGATGCGGACCAGCTCGCGCTGGACCTCGGCGACCTGCTCGGGCGTGTCGCCGATCAGGGTCAAGGGGGTGCCCCAAGGGATGAGCCAGCCCAGGTAGGTGACGACGTTGCCGGTCGCGTCGAAGCTGTACGTGCCGGCGACGTGACCTCGCGCGAACGCCGTGCGGTCGCGCAGGTCCACGACCCACTCCCCCGCGTCGATCCGCCTGCGGAGCTCGTCCGGCTCGGCCTGCTGCACCGGAGACAGGTCGACCGGGGCGGGTCCGGCGAGGTTGGTCGGGCCCATGTGGGCGTAGTAGGCGGGATAGGCGTCGAAGCCGGCGATGAGGCTGCTGACGAACTGCTCCTCGTCCTGCGTGAGCGCCGGGTTCTGCGTGCGCTGCTGGCCGATGGTCGAGGCGGTTCCCGAGGTGGGCGTGGCGGAGCAGAAGCTGCCGAAGCCGTGCGTCGGCAGAACCGCCGTCTCGTCAGGCAGCGTGTCAGCAAGCCGACGGACCGAGGCGTGCTGCGCGTGAGTCAGGGCGAGCGTGCTGTCCGGTCCGACCAGGTCGGTGCGTCCGACGGCGCCGAACAGCATCGACCCGCCGGTGAAGACGAACGCGGGCGTGTCGCCCTTGCCGACGGCGAACGACACGTGGTGGTGGGTGTGTCCGGGTGTGCCGATCGTCTGGACAGTCATCGTGGCGATCGTGCGGACGTCGTCGTCGCAGACTTCGGTGCGCTCGTAGGCCACCTCCGCCTCGCACGGGACCAGGTACGGCACGCCTGCGGTGCGAGCCAGCTCGAGACCGCCGCTGACGTAGTCGTTGTGCGCGTGCGTCTCAGCGACTGCCGCCACGGCGACGCCCCGCTCCCGCAGCACGTCCTGCACCCGGTCGATGTCGCGCTGCGGGTCGATGACGATGGCGTGCGCGCCGTCGTCGATGACGTAGCTGCGATCCCCCAGGCTCGGGGTCTCGAGAATGGTGACGGTCAGGCCGTCCCGCTCAAGGGTGTCGGTCATCGGAGTGCCTTCCTCTCAGGAGCGCGGGGCGCCGGTCTCGACCGGACGGCCGCTGCGGATCCACGCGTTGGTGCCACCGGCGACGGTCCGGGCGTCCACGCCCGCCCGCTGCAGGATCTCGGCGGCCTGCGCGCTCCGCGCCCCGCTGGCGCAGATCACGTACACGGGGGTGCCGGTGGGAAGCTCGTGGGCGCGCACCGGGACGATGCCGAGCGGCATGAGCCGCGCAGAAGGGACATGCCCTTCGGCGTACTCGTCGCCTTCTCGGACGTCCAAGACCTCGGCGCCTGCGGCGCGCGCCGTCTCGAGCTCGTCGAGCGTTGCTTCTGTCGTCATGACTGCTCCTTCGTTCGCCGGACAGCGTACCCCCAGGGGTACCTTTCACAACGCGGCCGACCAGGATCTGTTCCTGCCAGCATGCCGGTCCCCGACAGCACGAAGGGCCGGTCCCGCGACCGGCCCTTCGTGTGCGTCGCGTCAGCGCTCGAGCAGCTGCCGCCGGCGCTCGACGTAGTCCTCGCTGTCGAGCTCGCCGCGCGCGTACCTCTCGTCCAGGAGGCGCAGGGCAGTGCTGCCCTTGCTGCCCTCGCGCGTGGACTTGACGATCGCGATGACGACGACTGCCGTCAGCGCGCTCATCAGCGTCATCATCCCGGCCATGGCCAGCCAGGCCGTGCTGTCGTAGCCGTCGTGCCACATGGGGCTGCTCCTGTCATGTCGATGCTGCGGAGTCGGCCTGCGCTCAGGCTGCTGTGCCGCCGGCGGTGGACCGGACCAGCTCGAGGTCGAGCTGCTGAAGCTGCTCGATGAGCTCGTCGAGAGCGGCAGCGGGGAGCGCTCCCGGCTGGGAGAACACGACGGTCTGGCTTTTGATGGCGACCAGTGTCGGGATCGACGTGATCGCGAACGCGCTGGCGAGCTCGCGCTGCGACTCGGTGTCGATCTTGCCGAAGGCGATGCCCGGGTGCTCCTCGGCGGCCTTCTCGAAGATGGGGGCGAAGAAGCGGCACGGGCCGCACCAGGATGCCCAGAAGTCGAGCAGGACCATCTCGTTGGACCGGACGGTGCTCTCGAAGTTGTCAGCCGTGATCGTGATCGTCTTGCTCATCTGACTTCCTCTCGTAGCGTACCCCTTGGGGTATTTAACGGTCGTTGCTCAGCCTGTGTTCCGGGCACGACGAAGGCGCTGCCCGCAACGGCCACAGGGGGCGTCGCGGGCAGCGCCGATGTCGGTCAGTGACTGAAGGTCACGTTCGGCAGGACCTTGCGCATCCAGGTGGGGGTGGCCCAGGCCGCCTTGCCGGTCAGGCGGAGCAGGACGGGCAGCAGGAGCAGGCGGATCAGTGCGGCGTCGAGCAGGACCGCGACGCCCAGGATGATTCCCATCTCCTTGGGCGGCAGCGGCTCGGACAGGGCGAAGGTGAAGAACACCGCGACCATCACGCCGGCCGCGGCGAAGATCGTCCGTCCGGAGTGCGCGAGGCCGCCGACCATGGCTTCGTGCGGGTCGCCGCTCTTCTCCCAGTGCTCCTTGGCGCTGGCCAGCAGGAAGACGGTGTAGTCCATCCCGATCGCGAAGATCATGGCGAAGAAGAACACCGGCGCCCAGGCGTCCAGGAAGCCCTGGGACTCGAAGCCGAGCAGGTTCGAGCCGATGCCCTCGTCGAAGATCAGACGCGCGACACCGAACGCCGCCGCAGTCGCGAGCAGGTTGGTGAGGACGCCGAGCGCGGAGATGAGCGGCGCCTGCAGCGCGACCAGCAGGAGCAGGAAGCCCAGCACGAGGACCACGCCGATGACCAGTGGCGCCTTGTCGCCCAGCAGGTTCTCCAGGTCGTAGTTCTCCACCGCGGCGCCACCGACGAGCACGTCGGCTGGCAGCTCGGCCCGCAGCCGGTCGATCGTGTCGCCCATCTCCTGCGAGGACGGGTCGGTCGTCGGCACGGCCTGGATCAGCGCCATGCCGTCCTGGCCGGTGACGGTGGGCATGACCTGGGCGATGCCCTGGTCAGCCTCGAGCACCGCGCTGGTGGCGACAGCCTCGTCCTGCGGCGCCACGACCTGCAGCATGCCGGGGGCGCCGGGGCCGAACGCCTCGGTGACCAGCGCGTAGCCGACACGGCTGGACTCGTCCTCCGGCACGACCTTGATGCTCGGCATGCCGGTGCGCAGCCCGAACACCGGCAGCGCGAGCGCGATGAGCACGATGAGAGCGACAGCTCCGTACGCGACGGGGCGCTTCCACAGCCGCTCTGCCCACGCGGCGAACCTCGGCGAGCGGTGCTCACCGGCGTGCACCCACGGCAGCGACACCGCATCGACTCGGTCGCCGAGCCGGGCCAGCACCGCCGGCAGGAGGGTCAGGGTGGCCGCGAGGACGAAGACGACGGCCAGCATGATGCCCAGCGCCATCGACTGGACCGCCGGTGAAGGCACCAGCAGCACGGCCGACAGGCTGATCAGCACCGTCAGGCCGCTGAACAGGACCGCCTTGCCCGCCGTCTCCATCGTCTCGGCGACGGCCTCGACGACGTTCTCCGACTGGCCGAAGTGGGCCGCCCGGAACCGGACGACCAGGAACAGCGCGTAGTCGATCCCCAGCGCGAGGGCGAACATGAGCGCGAAGTTCATGGCCCAGATCGAGATGTCGCCGATGAGCGAGCCGATGTACAGGGAACCGGCAGCGGCCACGAGCCCGACGATCGTCAGCATCAGCGGCAGGCCGGCGGCGACCAGGGAGCCGAACGCGAGCACCAGGATGCCCAGCGTGACCGGCCACGAGATCAGCTCGCTCTTGATCATGGCGTCACGGTTGGCAGCGTTGAAGTCGCTCCACAGCACCGAGCTGCCGGTCATCGCGACCTCGATGCCGTCGCCGCTCAGTTCACGAAGCGGGTCCTTGAGGTCATCGGCGGCCCGGACCATCTCGTTGGTGTTGGGGTCGCCGGCACCTGCCTGGATGACGGCGACCCTGCCGTCCTGGGAGATCGACATCCCGGGCTGCGGCGGGACCACCTGCGCGACGCGCTCGTCCCGATCCAAGATCGCCATCGCCTCGTCGATGGCCGCCTTGCCCGCGCCCTCCATGACCGGTCCGTCCTCGGAGGCCACGACGACCTGCAGGGCTGAGCTCGACATGCCGCCGAACTGCTCCTGCACGATCTCGCGCGCCTGGACCGAGTCCGAGCCCTTGGCCTCCCAGCCCGCCCCGGCGAGCGCGTGCTCGACCTTCGGGGCGAAGGCACCGAGACCGACGATGATGAGCAGCCACACGGCCAAGACCGGACGGAAGTGCGTCGCGGTCCACGCCCCGAGGCGGCCCATGAGACCGAAGCGGCGACCGTGCAG
Above is a window of Mycobacteriales bacterium DNA encoding:
- a CDS encoding SHOCT domain-containing protein; translation: MWHDGYDSTAWLAMAGMMTLMSALTAVVVIAIVKSTREGSKGSTALRLLDERYARGELDSEDYVERRRQLLER
- the trxA gene encoding thioredoxin, which produces MSKTITITADNFESTVRSNEMVLLDFWASWCGPCRFFAPIFEKAAEEHPGIAFGKIDTESQRELASAFAITSIPTLVAIKSQTVVFSQPGALPAAALDELIEQLQQLDLELVRSTAGGTAA
- a CDS encoding MMPL family transporter, with amino-acid sequence MGRLGAWTATHFRPVLAVWLLIIVGLGAFAPKVEHALAGAGWEAKGSDSVQAREIVQEQFGGMSSSALQVVVASEDGPVMEGAGKAAIDEAMAILDRDERVAQVVPPQPGMSISQDGRVAVIQAGAGDPNTNEMVRAADDLKDPLRELSGDGIEVAMTGSSVLWSDFNAANRDAMIKSELISWPVTLGILVLAFGSLVAAGLPLMLTIVGLVAAAGSLYIGSLIGDISIWAMNFALMFALALGIDYALFLVVRFRAAHFGQSENVVEAVAETMETAGKAVLFSGLTVLISLSAVLLVPSPAVQSMALGIMLAVVFVLAATLTLLPAVLARLGDRVDAVSLPWVHAGEHRSPRFAAWAERLWKRPVAYGAVALIVLIALALPVFGLRTGMPSIKVVPEDESSRVGYALVTEAFGPGAPGMLQVVAPQDEAVATSAVLEADQGIAQVMPTVTGQDGMALIQAVPTTDPSSQEMGDTIDRLRAELPADVLVGGAAVENYDLENLLGDKAPLVIGVVLVLGFLLLLVALQAPLISALGVLTNLLATAAAFGVARLIFDEGIGSNLLGFESQGFLDAWAPVFFFAMIFAIGMDYTVFLLASAKEHWEKSGDPHEAMVGGLAHSGRTIFAAAGVMVAVFFTFALSEPLPPKEMGIILGVAVLLDAALIRLLLLPVLLRLTGKAAWATPTWMRKVLPNVTFSH
- a CDS encoding MBL fold metallo-hydrolase; its protein translation is MTDTLERDGLTVTILETPSLGDRSYVIDDGAHAIVIDPQRDIDRVQDVLRERGVAVAAVAETHAHNDYVSGGLELARTAGVPYLVPCEAEVAYERTEVCDDDVRTIATMTVQTIGTPGHTHHHVSFAVGKGDTPAFVFTGGSMLFGAVGRTDLVGPDSTLALTHAQHASVRRLADTLPDETAVLPTHGFGSFCSATPTSGTASTIGQQRTQNPALTQDEEQFVSSLIAGFDAYPAYYAHMGPTNLAGPAPVDLSPVQQAEPDELRRRIDAGEWVVDLRDRTAFARGHVAGTYSFDATGNVVTYLGWLIPWGTPLTLIGDTPEQVAEVQRELVRIGIDRPAAQATGPIEHLAGSTPLAQYRTATFADLAKARMDGNVHVLDVRRDAEWNDGHLEGAQHIPLHALTARMDEVPNGLLWVHCAGGFRASIAASVLDAAGKQIVAIDDDFGSASESGLPIIGAPAS
- a CDS encoding metal-sensitive transcriptional regulator, giving the protein MQLDEDAVKTAVNRLRRAEGQIAGVIRMLEQGRDCKDVVTQLAAVSRALDKAGFTIVASGLKQCLMEDGDSAELDVAQMEKLFLSLA
- a CDS encoding rhodanese-like domain-containing protein → MTTEATLDELETARAAGAEVLDVREGDEYAEGHVPSARLMPLGIVPVRAHELPTGTPVYVICASGARSAQAAEILQRAGVDARTVAGGTNAWIRSGRPVETGAPRS